Within Atribacteraceae bacterium, the genomic segment TGAAGGGTTGGTTCTGAATATGCCGCTATTCGACAACATGACCCTCCCCATCGTCCACGAACTCAAAAAGGGCTTGTTCATCGATCGTGACCAGCAGCTCAGCTTGGCCAACCAGATGATTCAGAAGCTCAACATCAAGACTCCTTCCCCTCGGGCATATTGTCTGAGCTTGAGCGGAGGAAACCAGCAGAAAGTGGTACTGTCCAAATGGTTGTTGACCCACGTGAAAATTCTTATCATGTCCCACCCGACCCGTGGAGTTGATGTCGGGGCCAAGAGGGAAATTTATCATTTTATGAGGGAGATGGCTCAGCAGGGTATGGCTATGATTGTCATGGGAGACAGCTTTGAAGAAGATATAGGGCTTGCCAACCGGATTATCATCATGCGGGATCGAGAGATTTCAGCCATAATTGATGCGAACGACACTAAACCCACCCCATCGGACCTGATTCAATACGTGGTGTAGGAGGAACGTGATGAACTTGGCAAATGGTAGATTGCCGATCGATCGAGAGAAGCTGTTAGCCATGAGCGGAACTTTGGCATTGTTTCTCATTCTGAGTATTACTAATCCTACGACGTTTTTGTCGTCTTTTAACATTGGAACGTTGTTGGCTTTTGCTACGACCTACTTTGTGGCGGCGGTTGGATTGACTTTTGTAATCCTGATCGGGAGTATCGATTTATCTATCGGTTCGATGCTCTCTTTATTTACGGTGGTTTTTGTCTTGATGATTAATTCGATCGGGTATCTGGCCTATCCGTTGATCATGCTCATCGGTTTGGGTTTTGGCTTGCTGAATGGCTTTGTGTTCACCGGTTTAAAAATTCCATCTTTTATCGGGACATTCGGCGCTGCCGGAGTCATCCAGAGCTTGGCTTTGATCGTTTCGGGTGGCCGTCCGATCGGTATCCAACCGGACAGGTTATCCCGTCTCAGCTTTTTAACCGCTCAGTATGGAATCTTGAGGGGTTCCTACATCCTCGGGTTTTCTCTTTTTGTTATCTTCCTGATCGTGCAAAATTACACTCCCTTTGGGAAATATGTCTTCGCAATAGGCAACTCGGAGCGGGCAACCGGCCTCAGTGGGATCCGGGTGTCCCGGACCAAAACGCTCTGTTTTGCGATATCCGGCCTATCGGCTGCTCTGGCGGCTATGGTGTTGGTTTCCAGGATGTTGAGTGGTGACCCCACCATCGGTGCTCCCTACCAGCTCCAGGTTATCGCGACCGTGGTGGTTGGCGGAACGGCTTTAAGTGGTGGTTCGGGAGGTATTTTCAACACACTGCTGGGGACTTTTATTATTGTTTTCGTGGGAAATGGAATGAATGTGGCCGGTATCAATGTATACTACCAGTTGATCATTACCGGTATCATCACCATGGTCGCTGTTGCATTGACTTTGGATAAGACAAAAGTGAAAATTGTGAAGTAAAAAACCTGTCCAGAATTATACTATATATCGCTGATTTCTGAAATTAAGCAGTAGTGGATGGCTTCGCTTGTTTCCAGGCTTATTTCTGACCTTAGGGCATGATCTGCTATTGCGTTTAGTAAAAGAGATTCAACGCAAGATGATGGCTGTAGAAATTTTCCGCTCCCCGGTGAGGTCGGCCGGACGATTGAGGACCTCTCCATTCAGCACAAAAGTGGAGGAACCGCCTCCGTCCAGGTTCAACGCATAGATCACGTCATAGCGCTTCAATTCTTCCACCAGTTCCCGGATGGTCAAACCAGCCGAGTGGCCTGGCCTTCTACCGTCGGCTACCAAGTAAAGATGGCGACCATCGCGGGTGAGGCCCACCACGGTGCGGGGATGTCTCTGGTTAACGATTTCTTCCCGGAAGTTTCCAAAGGGACCAGGAACACCGTCCCGAAAAAGCAACGGTCCACCGCTGACCATGTGTACTGTCTGTTTCCACTTCCCGAGGTCTTCGCCGGAGGGGAAAAGTACCATCCTCAGGCGAAGAGCGGTCCCTGGAATCAAAGACCGGCGCATCCATTCAGATGCTGCTCCTTGTCCCTGTAGGACGAATCCACCGCGGGGTATGACGGTTTCTCCAGTGGTCTTCCCGGTGCGGATCACCCGTCCCCCTTCGATAACACTCTCATATCCGTTTTGCCGGGGAGTTTTATATCCAAAAGTGCTGTCAAACAGTATCAGTTCTTCATTCCGATTCCGCCGGTTGATTCCAGTGATCGGGTAACTTTCTCCGTTGGGAAGAATAACTTCTGCGTCCATTTTCACCTCGCCGAAAATCAGTTCATTGTCCGGGGTGATTCCGCAGACAAACCAGCCGACAAAAGGTTCACTCAGGATGCGCCGGTTAATCATAAGCAATCCGATCGGCGTTCCGTCGGGGGTGAAAAAACCAGCGTTGATCGCAAACAGGCCACCCTTGCGCCTGAGGAGTTCGCTGGTGTATTCCCGTTCCACGATCGTGTCCCGGGCCAAGGCTACTTCGGCTCGATAGGGCGACTGTTCAGGATCGACCAAAAGCGCCAGGGTAAAAACCGGTCTGGCACTCGGAGTGATTGGAACTGCATTGATCCGGGAAGCGATCACTGACGGAAAGCCTTGTCTGGATAAACGCTCCTGAACGGAGGGTACTTCAGTGGAGGGGTAGGGTCCAACCCGGACTTTGAACAAACCACCCTCCGCCACCACCTCGGGAGTGTAACCCAGTTCCCGCAGCCATTGAGCCACCCTTTCCGCCCGTTCCCGGTCGGCGAAGGCGCCGGCCTGGAGGATAACCCCTTGGCCGGGTACCGGGGTAGCCTGCGGAGGAACCCCTCCCTCCATTCCCCGTTTGCGGATTACCAGTTCTATCCCTGGGTCGATTGGGCGGCGCGTTTCCCAGAACACCTCCCCCCGGGCATAGATCTTCAGGCGATCCTCCAGGAAGGCAAACTCGCGATGGCTGAGGGTCTCGGCCGGCCGGAAATTACCGATCATGTCACCGGTCATGAGCGGCGGGTTGATGGTTGTGGCCAAAGCCACAACCTGTTTTTGCTCCTGGTTCAATCGTTGGGTATCCGGAAAAGGAAGAGCACTGATGTCCACATATGAATACAGGTTATGATAGTGCATAGCGCGAAGGATGGTCCGGGCGGCCTCCAACCGGGAGACCGACTGGTTGCGACGGGCGTACAGGTCTTCAATCGGAGCAGACGTTCCAAAGATGCGTTGAATCGAAGAAGCCAACTCTCCCCAGGTTACTGCCGAACTTTGGGCCAATGCTGGCAGATTGAAGGTGAAAATCAGGCACAGAATAAGCACGTACAGGTTCAATCGATGATAAATACTTGATCTATTGCTCATATTTCTTCCTTTCTCGGGTAGCTTGGTCGGGACAACCCGGGATTATGGGGGATCACTATCCCTTTTTCTCTCTTTTACTCGATATTCGAATTCTGGTTTTTCGTTTCACACGGTATCAGAAAAATTGGTGAAAAACAATCTGAATATAGGCCTCCAATACTCTTAAATAGGAGGATCTTCCCATAGGCAAGTTGTAGATAGGCCGGTACAATAAGTGGAAAATTTCCCTGAAAAGGATGTTGCGCCATGGAAACCCGTGTCCGTGATAAGATGATAAAAGTATTTCTGATAGACGATAATCGATTTTTCCTGGAAAGTCTTACTTTTATTCTCAATTTAAAAAAAGAGATGAAAGTGGTGGGAACCGCCACCCAGGGGCGGGAGGGGTTAAAAATGATCGAAGCGTGGTCACCCGATGTGGTGCTTCTGGATATGATGCTTCCTGATCAGGATGGCATTTCTGTTCTGTCCTCGATTCGTGAAAAAATCAGCATTCCGGTCATTATGCTCAGTATACACGAAGAATACCGAAACCAAGCCCTCCGCCGGGGAAACCTTTGCCTACCTGATCAAAGGAAAAGGTCTCGACCAGCCTTACAAGGCCATACGAGAGGCATGTGATCTAGAAAGAAGGGTAGAGCGATAGTACAATGGTATCGGCGATCAGTGAACGGTGATCGGTGAAATGCAACTGTTCATTGCTCTCTCATACACGGCGGGGCAGAGAGAGGAGGTTGGGAAAAAATATTTTCAATAAATACCTTCCTTCCTCTAAAGATTCTCATCTTTCTGCCGATTGATAGCAGATAGAATACGGAAAGTGGATAAGCCGCTTTCTCAGGGAATGAACGGGCAAACTCTCCGAAAGTAGAGGGCGCAAAGCTCCGAGCCTAAAGCGAGTACACGCCAGGGCAGTCGGGCTGCCAAGTCCCAGAAGGACTTGTAAAACCAGCGTCTTTTTTCCCCCCTTTTGGAGAATGCCCTGAAGGGGGATGTTTCATGAGACACACCACGCTGAGCCTTCTTGTCCTCACCGGCTTTCTTCTGGCCGGAGTCCTTTCAGGGTGTTCGACCACTGGTTTCGACTATGCGGGAGCCGGCTTCGGTCTGACCCCCTCCACGACCCCGACCCAACCGGACATTCGCTTCCTGGAACGTTCCGATACCAACGTCCAGCTCGCCGTTCCCTTCCTTTCCCAGGTTCCTCCCGGCAGTTGGGCGGGAACCCGTAATTGTGGTCCGGCTTCGGCGGCCATGCTCCGGGCCTACTACTATGGAGAAATACCTACTTCCAGTGACATCATACGAGCCAACCATTGGTTGAATGTCAACCATGGTACTTCCTTAAACAACGGAAACGGCGACTTCACCAACGTGTTCATGATCCGGGGCTGGTTGGTCAGTGAAGGGGTGGAAGCTCGGGTGGGAATGGGCAACCTCGATCTTCTGCGCAACATCCTGACTGCGGGGAACCCGGTCCTGGTGGCCGTCTACTCAGATATGAACCCTACCGGTGGAGCCAAACACGCCATGGTTGTCACCGGGCTCAATGAAACTCATGTTACCGTGAACGATCCGGGTAAGGTGAATGGAGCGAACAATACTTACTCCATCAGCCGATTTCTCTCCGCTTGGCGGGCCCAGGGAAATTGGTACCTGACTCTGCGCTGAAGATATTACCCCGCAACCAGAACGGGAGGCCTGTGGGTCTCCCTTTTTTTTTGGGCTGGGAAATCTGATTCTACTGCAATAAGTAATTTTGCTGCAAAAGAACGAAGGAAGCCGGGGCCCAATTTGCATAAATCAGCCGCCGAAATCACCGCATTTTCGAAGTAAAAAGGCCAAGGATGGCCTTTTCAGCAGCACTACAACCGGACGTGGTCATTGATGCGTGCCAGAAAATGCCAGATGAGGCGTTGCTGATGGCAACGGGGCCTCGCTGAAATGAGTTTTTGCAACAAAATCAAATCTATGTTCAAAAATCCCTTTCGGTAATGGATCTCCCGGAATCTCCACCATTACCGGCCGAGCCGACATCCCTGCCAACTGTTCTATCTGTGATTCCAGTGAAACCAACCCGCCCGCCTACGTCTTGGTCTATCGTCTACTCCTCACTGGGACAATCCATTAAACGGAGTCGCTCACCCTGTCCATCGGGTAAAGTCTCCGGTTCACTCACCGGTAAAATAAGCTGATTCAAAAAAGAGGAGGGGGTCTTGACCGGCGCTCTTGATCAAGAGGCTATAGGAATATATGCGGGAATATCTTATGGTGAAGATGTTCCCGGAGCCCAGGGATGGTGAAGTGAGCAGGGCCTTGCAAATTATCGTCGGTAGTTTCAAACTATAAAAGAATGGCCCAGGGAGATAAGTAGAGGAATGAGTTTTTACAAAGGGCCCTTGAAAGGAAGAAGGATGATGAAACGGGTTATCTGGTGGTTCTGTATCGGGGTAGTGAGCCTTGTCTGGTCAATCTCCCCGGCCGCGGCCTTGCTGTCTCAAGCCCTTGATCCGGAAGAAGTCTGGCTGACGGTATACCAGGGAGTCGACCGGGGCTGGGTGGTGGAGCGGATGTCGTTATTTCTGGACGAAGGCGACAATCGTTTTGTATTTTCCGGCGGAGACCTTATAAGGAGCCGGTTTTTCTTTAAACCCCTCGCCGAGGAAGTGCGCCTCCGGACGCTTGACACCTTTGAAAACGGATTTCGGATTACCCTGGCCGCCGCCGGGAAAGGCCGGTACCCGGTGATGCTTTCTTTTTTTGAAAGCGGATTTGACTGGCGGGAAGGGTACACCGGTATACTCGATGAAAAGGAGGAGATCCTCTGGCTGCACCCGACGGTCTATCTTTCCAATACCAATATCCGCCAGTGGCAGAACGTCAATTTGAGCTGGCTTTTGGGGAGCCCTGCCTTCGAGGTCGATGAGACCTACGCCTTGTTCAAGGAAGCGGATTTCCTCGCAGAGCCGATGGGGGAGGCGGTGGCCGCCCCCCTGGACATGAAGCGTGTCGCCCCGCCGGTGGTGGAGCAGGTCTCGGAGTACCAGGTTTTCCGGCTTCCCTATCGGGTTGATTTTCCTTCCCGCTCCCACTTGGCGGTTTTTCCAGGCACGCGGAAACTGCCCTATACCGAATTATACCGTTACCAGGATGGAGTGACCCAGCGGATCCTTTCCATTCAGAACGAGGAAACCCCTCTGGCCGGGGGAACAC encodes:
- a CDS encoding response regulator transcription factor, with protein sequence METRVRDKMIKVFLIDDNRFFLESLTFILNLKKEMKVVGTATQGREGLKMIEAWSPDVVLLDMMLPDQDGISVLSSIREKISIPVIMLSIHEEYRNQALRRGNLCLPDQRKRSRPALQGHTRGM
- a CDS encoding phosphodiester glycosidase family protein yields the protein MSNRSSIYHRLNLYVLILCLIFTFNLPALAQSSAVTWGELASSIQRIFGTSAPIEDLYARRNQSVSRLEAARTILRAMHYHNLYSYVDISALPFPDTQRLNQEQKQVVALATTINPPLMTGDMIGNFRPAETLSHREFAFLEDRLKIYARGEVFWETRRPIDPGIELVIRKRGMEGGVPPQATPVPGQGVILQAGAFADRERAERVAQWLRELGYTPEVVAEGGLFKVRVGPYPSTEVPSVQERLSRQGFPSVIASRINAVPITPSARPVFTLALLVDPEQSPYRAEVALARDTIVEREYTSELLRRKGGLFAINAGFFTPDGTPIGLLMINRRILSEPFVGWFVCGITPDNELIFGEVKMDAEVILPNGESYPITGINRRNRNEELILFDSTFGYKTPRQNGYESVIEGGRVIRTGKTTGETVIPRGGFVLQGQGAASEWMRRSLIPGTALRLRMVLFPSGEDLGKWKQTVHMVSGGPLLFRDGVPGPFGNFREEIVNQRHPRTVVGLTRDGRHLYLVADGRRPGHSAGLTIRELVEELKRYDVIYALNLDGGGSSTFVLNGEVLNRPADLTGERKISTAIILR
- a CDS encoding C39 family peptidase encodes the protein MRHTTLSLLVLTGFLLAGVLSGCSTTGFDYAGAGFGLTPSTTPTQPDIRFLERSDTNVQLAVPFLSQVPPGSWAGTRNCGPASAAMLRAYYYGEIPTSSDIIRANHWLNVNHGTSLNNGNGDFTNVFMIRGWLVSEGVEARVGMGNLDLLRNILTAGNPVLVAVYSDMNPTGGAKHAMVVTGLNETHVTVNDPGKVNGANNTYSISRFLSAWRAQGNWYLTLR
- a CDS encoding ABC transporter permease, which translates into the protein MNLANGRLPIDREKLLAMSGTLALFLILSITNPTTFLSSFNIGTLLAFATTYFVAAVGLTFVILIGSIDLSIGSMLSLFTVVFVLMINSIGYLAYPLIMLIGLGFGLLNGFVFTGLKIPSFIGTFGAAGVIQSLALIVSGGRPIGIQPDRLSRLSFLTAQYGILRGSYILGFSLFVIFLIVQNYTPFGKYVFAIGNSERATGLSGIRVSRTKTLCFAISGLSAALAAMVLVSRMLSGDPTIGAPYQLQVIATVVVGGTALSGGSGGIFNTLLGTFIIVFVGNGMNVAGINVYYQLIITGIITMVAVALTLDKTKVKIVK